Part of the Acomys russatus chromosome 19, mAcoRus1.1, whole genome shotgun sequence genome, TCTAGGTGATACAGGTTGTGTCCACATGTGGCAGGAATTGTGGCACTGGTAGGTGGGCTCACTATTGGGTGGGacttttttgttgtggttttgttttgttttcaagacactTTAGCAGCGTTATTCCCTTTAAGCCTTGTTCCTGCCGATTGTGTGCGTTGCATCACTCGGTCCAAGTACACAGCTCAtgatttttttatccttttacttTAGGACTTATAACTTCTGGGATTCCTGACGTAACTGAGGCGAGGTCTTGTGGAGATCTCTCTGTGCCTGCACTGAGATTCCTGACTCCATGTTTATGGACAggtacatttttttgttttgtttttgcctgttcCCTGGCAACACTGTGAGGCGCGGGTTGTCCTTTATTGGGTTAGTGTGGCTCTTCCCAGGGCAGTCCTGAAATGCAGGGTCTTCAGATACCATGTCTGATGGTCCTGGACAGCCTTCTGCACTGCATCCTGCAGGGCGGAGACATGCAGAGAGCCACTTGCTGAGGACAGGGTTATGGTTCCTAGCACTCCTCCCTATGACTTCACTCTGTGCCTGTGGTCTTGCTGCCCCTGAGGTCCCTAGAACCTATAAACTTGACAAATTCAGCTTGGCAACGGGGCCCTTACTGCCCCGAACTGGCCCCCTTGTTGTGTGAGAATCCTCAGATGACTGTTAGTAACATGTGCTGTCGCCTGCCACTCGACAGTCTGCGTGCCGTTCATCGGCATTTCTCTTGTGTTCAGGTTGCTGGATCAAAGTGGAGGGTGAAGCGTCCCCTTCTGAGCAGAGTCTGTCTGCAGGAGACCTCGCCTCATCCAGGCTCCAAGAGCAAATGCTGAGCTGTGCCGACATACCCCTACTTAGCACAGACAATGTGACCATCCTCCAGACTCCCTCAAGTCTTCTCAGGCATCAGGTGACTTACACTGTTGGGGAGCCGGCCACCAAGAGCACCGAGGGCGGAGAGGCCGCGCAGGGTGAGAAGAGGAACTGCCTATGCAGTGACTGTGGCAAAACTTTTACTAGCACATCTCACCTTAATCGGCACCGGATGATACACACGGGAGAGAAGCCGTTCCAGTGCAGCGAGTGTGGGATGTCCTTCAGCCAAAAAGCCTTTCTCACTAAGCATTTCAGAATCCACACCGGAGAAAAGCCTTTCAGGTGCAGCGAGTGTGGCAAAGCTTTCAAACATAATATCTCCCTCGTTTCTCACCAGCGAGTTCACACAGGAGAAACCCCTTTCACGTGCAGTGAGTGTGGGAAGTCCTATATGACCAGATCGAACCTTACGCGCCATTTTCAAGTTCATACCGGAGAGAAGCCTTACAGTTGCGGCGAGTGTGGGAAAGCGTTTAAGGAAAAATCCAGCCTCGTTTACCACGCCCGGGTGCACACTCGCGAAAGGCCGTTTGAGTGCAGCGAGTGTGGGAAATCCTTCAGCCAAAAGACCTTTCTCGTTAAGCATTTCAGGGTCCACACGGGAGAAAAGCCTTTCAGATGTAGCGAGTGTGGCAAAACCTTCAGGCATAACTGCTTCCTCCCTCTCGTTGCTCACCAGCGGGTTCACACAGGAGAAACGCCTTTTACGTGCAGTGAGTGCGGGAAATCGTACATGAACAGGTCCAGCCTTTTATATCATTACCGGgttcacactggagaaaagccGTAGAAGTGcagggggaatatatatataaaataaaaataaataaaatgtggaaagTCGTTTCGGAAAAGGAAATCTAGCCTTGTTTATCATGTCTGACTCATGCTGGGGAAAGACCTTCTGAATGTCATGAATCTGGGAagtgttgtttaaaaaaacaacaacaacaacttgccACCTGTGACAGACCAGTAAGTTAGCAACCGAGGAAGAGCCTTTAAGTGTAGTAGTGTGTGTGGGAGAGTCTTCACTGTGAGGTACAGCCTGCTTAAACATCGGAGATTCCACACGGCAGCCAAGCATCGTGAGTGCAAAGAATGCGGGAGAGTGTTCTGCTATAGGACCGGACTCTCTAGACACCGGAAGATTCACACCGAAAGAAGTCTCGAGTGCAGTGAACGTGAGAAATCTCTTTCGTGATCTTCCCATCTGCACGCAAGAGAATGTTCCCTAGTGTAGGGAAGCCTTCCCCCACACTTCCCCCGTGTTTAACGGAGGAGGCCGCAGTGCCGTGAGGCATCGTGGACCCAGGGATTGTGGGAAAGCCTGTGAGCAAAGGTCGGCTCCTCTTAGCCACAAACACACAACCCAGATAGGTTTGTGAACCCAGATAGGTTTGTGAATGCAGAGACGGGAGAGAACGCTGCAGCCATCAGCCAGTCTTGTTCAGCCTTAAGAGTAAACCtgactttgctttttgtttttttgagacaaggtctctctgtgttagccttggctgtcctggactcgttttgtagaccagcctggcctcgaactcactgtgatccacctgtcaccacgcctggctatcctattagagatggttgtgaaccaccatgtggttgctgggaattgaactcaggacctttggaagagcaggcggtgctcttaaccactgagccatgtctccagcccctgtgaaCCTGACTTTGAACAGAAGTCCCAAGGGTAGCCATGGTGAGGGAGCCAGTCATTGGCAAGTTACTCATCAAGTAAGATCACTGCGACCAGATGAGGATTATTGCCACCTTCCAAGTCCTAAGAAGTTAATGTTTCCTGGGGAACTTAACAAGAAGAGGTGGCCCCGTGTTCTTGGCTGCACCAGTGTGGAGTGGAATTTCCATGTTACTGAGTTTGAATGGGAGAGGATCAAAGTGTCCTTGATTTAAAaatcagacattttcttttcttttcactgcGTGTTTCAGTTCCTGGAATAAATGACTGTTTGCTGTACAGTCTTCATGACCATCATgtgcctaagtgtccctcatttTGTAGAGGACAAACTCTGTGTAGCACcttatgctctctctctctctctctctcttttttttttttttttttggtttttcaagacagggtttctctgtgtagccttggctgtcctgggactcactttgtagaccaggctggcctcgaactcacagcgatccgcctgcctctgcctcccaagtgctgggattaaaggcatgtgccaccatgcccggctgcaccTTATGCTCTCATGTAGGAGTGCAGCCTGTATATTTTAGGTGTTTggttctccttcttcttcttcttcttcttcttcttcttcttcttcttcttcttcttcttcttcttcttcttcttcttcttcttcttctttaaaagatttatttatttattatgtatacagtgctctacctgcatgtacacctgcaggccagaagagggcatcagattacattatagatggttatgagccactatgtgggtgctgggaattgaactcaggacctctggaagagcaggcatgctcttaaccactgagccatctctcagccaccCCTTTTTAATATGTGAGTATTTTGGctgtacatataaatgtatactaAGTGCATACTTGATGCCTATGAGGCCCCCCAAAAAGGGCTTTGgatccctggaacaggagttacagatggttatatgAACCACAGTgtttgctgggaatggaacctgggttctctgcaagagcagcatatGGTCTCCCTCACATCTTGACATCTTTAAGTCATGAGGTGTTCCTTTTtaacaatttctaaaataaacataGCTAGACATGAACAGATAAGTAAGTACAGACACATCAATAGTGGGTGGCTTCATTATCTCAGTGTCATGAGAACATCagtcacctaaaaaaaaaaaaaaaaaaaaaaaaaaaaccaaagtgaagAGTTAAATTGTAATAGATCTCCAGACTCTTGCaaatgggctgaagagatgactctgtAGTTAGGATTAGGggtctcccagaggacctgggttcagttccacaTGGCAACGAACAGTGTTCCTGTAATTGAAATGCCAAGGGAATCTATCGCCCTCTTCTGCCCACTATGGGTACTACATGTggatggtgcacagacagacataagcacaatacccatgcacataaaaatatattgcaaGCAACAACCATTGATGGCATCTTTCAGTAGCCCACGGAGTGTTTTACATAATATATCACATTGTAGGCTGTAAGTTATGTCTTAGCAAATATAAAACATTCAAACTACTACTTCTACCTACTCATATCATTGTGAGAGAATATGTCAACAGCAAGTGGAAATCTAGAAGCtgcctggctgtggtggctcaggcccttaatctcagcacttgagaggcagaggcaggtggtttgagaccagcgtgcagtgtgagttctagaacagccaggggtgctatacagagaaaccccattttTACCCCCTCTCAGCCccgcaaaaaaagaaaatctagaaactatagggggaaaaaaaggtgatTGGACACTTCTAGAGTGACCAGTGGGTCATTGAAGAAATCaagaggaaaatttataaattcttaaaatcaaatggaaatgaaaatatcagTTATTTCCGGGGGTAATGTGGCTCAAGCTTTTAtcccgagcacttgggaggcagaggcaggtagatctctgtgactgTGAGGCCAACCTGCTGATCTacatggagttccaggacagccaagggaacatagagaaaccttgtctttaaaaaaaaaaaaaaaagaaaagaagtggggctggagagatggctcagaggttaagagcactgtccgctcttccagaggtcctgagttcaattcccagcaaccacatggtggctcacaaccatctatgaagatatctggtgccctcttctggcctgcaggtgaacatgcaggcagaacctggcatacataattaaaaaaaaaaaaaagtggacagaaaatgaaaatttaaaataccaagACGGTTGCGCTATAATAGACACAGTTCAAAGGAGGTCTGATAGCTATGAGGGCTGTATTAAGCACCTTTCTCACTGATGCagcataatatttaatatatgcaaCATAGGGGACTTGGCATTTCCACTGTCTGTCTTATGTTTTAGCGCAGGGGGTCTATGTTGGCAAAGAAAGAAGGCACTGCTGTGGGAGCAGGTTTGTACACCCAGATgccattcatgcacacacaaatacacacagattaatattttttaaataaatgactcCAATGGGAggggtggtacatgcttttaatttcagcaaaagcaggcagatctctgagtttatgttccaggccagccaggtctatagatagatagatagatagatagatagatagatagatagatagatagaccctccttaaaacaaaaccagttgGTCGtaatagcacacacctttaatcccagcacttgggaggcagaggcaggcggatctcagagtTTGGGGCCAGAAGCATGTAATCTTGGATAACTCTGGGGCTTCGAGGCTAAACAGCTCATAAGGAGGTGTCTCACAttcgtgtgggttctggggattgactcaggttgtttgttttggctgcAGCCATCTTCACTCGTAGAGGCACCTCACAGGCCTAAATGGCCAGGCTGACAAATTTGCTGTTGTCAGCTACAATGTGGCTCCTTTTGTTCCACCTGAGCCTGCCCTGGCACCTGTCCAGCCTAGCAGAGCTGCAATCTCTACTTCCACCTCCGTCGCTGAGCTTGGCTGAGACAGAATACGAGATCCAAGGATCAGATTCAGGCTAAGCTGGGCACTAGAGAGACACACAACACTCCCATTGGTTTGTTCCAGTTTTCTCAActcataggggaaaaaaaaaagttaatgtctCTATCTTCTGGTCATGGCTGCAAAGGGAGACATGTTTAAGGTTTTATTCCTGGAAGTGGGGTAGTAGGAATTCACACTGAGGGTTCAGGACTGAAGTGAGAGTCATTCCATGTACAAGGTGATGGGGTCAAGAAACACACTGCACTCTCCACAGCTCATCCTGCTGGGTGATGGAAACAAGTGTCTTTCCCCTAAGACAGTGGCCAAGAATTGGGACCTAGGCCAAGAGTGGCCTTCAgcatcaaggctggaggaagcAGGCTCACTGGCCACGAGAAGACCTCCTGGGAATGTactgtacattttttatttagtgtgtgtgtgtgtgtgcgtgcgcgtgcgcgtgcatgctGTATCATTTGAGGTTAGAACACAAGGTTTGAGTTGTTTCGCAGAGTCTAGTTtgtactgaacacacacacactcacacacacacacacacatttgggtgtagggccatccactggagcatggctgGCCTACCAGAGGACACGCTTCTAAAAAAAATCCGACTCTCTCCTACCAATAACTATCAACAGGCCATAAGTCTTCTGTGGGGTTTACTAAGCCCCTCTCCCTTCATGCAGGGATACTGAGGGGCTTAACCTTGTGCAGGTAGGTGTAGCTGCTGGGGGATTCATGAATGCAATGATCCTGCCATGCCCAGATGATACTGTTCTGCCTGGACATCCCCAAGATGCTCCTGTTCTCACAGAGCCGCTCAGCCACGCCTTGTTGTAACGGACTGAAATCCTCTGAATCttgtaagccaaaaaaaaaaaaaaaaaaaaaccaaaccaaaccaaaacaaaacaaacccatccCTTTCTCCTGTAGGTCCTGtcgggtattttatcatagcaatgagaaaaatgaagcatGTGGCAAGGCACCTATAGCACACATTATAGAGGTAGAATTTGTGTGAAACAAATTTCGTTAGGTCTGTTTTACCTGTTTAGAGATGGTATCACTATGTTGCTTGTGATGGCCTTGAAGTCCTTACATGATCCTCTTCGTGCTGGAAATACACCCACATGTCAACATGTTTGTAAGTTAGGCTATTTCTAATAGAAAAGGGTATGAATCCCCCAAACTGTCACTTTGTGATTATTTCATTATAGTCCACAGTaggatgatacacacacacacacacacacacacacacacacacacacacacacacacacatcaggaaaACTGATAATAAGAATGGTTTGTTTTTACTGAATTGCTAGATTCAAGAATTTGCTGAAAATGTTAATAAtgcattttaaacttaaaaattaatatgccTATGCTGTtactattatattataaaatgttgaGAAACATTCTTTCAGTATCTCAAAACAATTAATTCATTTATCAAAGTTATTCATATGACCCAAAACCAAGTACAGTTCTACTctactctatttcttttttttttctactacatTTCTTATATATGGTTCTTACTTTTTAGAAATAAAGGGATTATCAGTCAATATCCATTACATGTAGACAAATGGCAttaacattttatgaaaaaaggTATACAGGTGACACAACAGATGAAAATGTCAACATACGTTATCCTAGAATATCATAGAAATGCAACCAAACCCCAAATGAGCTGGCATTATATGCAGTTCCCCATGTCAAAAGGACTACCTTTGTCAAGGGTGGacaaact contains:
- the LOC127203542 gene encoding zinc finger protein 419-like is translated as MAASQGPTILWSPMVIVEAAGGALPQVSQYSVKPANQEEDCVSFEDVAVYFSWEEWTLLDDSQRLLYQTVMTDIFTLVSSLGLITSGIPDVTEARSCGDLSVPALRFLTPCLWTGCWIKVEGEASPSEQSLSAGDLASSRLQEQMLSCADIPLLSTDNVTILQTPSSLLRHQVTYTVGEPATKSTEGGEAAQGEKRNCLCSDCGKTFTSTSHLNRHRMIHTGEKPFQCSECGMSFSQKAFLTKHFRIHTGEKPFRCSECGKAFKHNISLVSHQRVHTGETPFTCSECGKSYMTRSNLTRHFQVHTGEKPYSCGECGKAFKEKSSLVYHARVHTRERPFECSECGKSFSQKTFLVKHFRVHTGEKPFRCSDVCGRVFTVRYSLLKHRRFHTAAKHRECKECGRVFCYRTGLSRHRKIHTERSLECSEREKSLS